A DNA window from Pseudomonas resinovorans NBRC 106553 contains the following coding sequences:
- a CDS encoding nucleoside-diphosphate sugar epimerase/dehydratase → MLRERLLGLSRQRKRILQVIADVLLVWLALWLAFVVRLGTDRLVDPLGGHAWLFVCAPLIAIPLFVRLGMYRAVLRYFGNDALVGIAKAVSLSALLLALAVYWYRDAPEVVPRSIVFNYWWLSLVLIGGLRLAIRQYFLGDWYVASQAIPFGPKDNGLPRVAIYGAGAAGNQLVTALRMGRAMRPVAFIDDDSSIATRTISGLQVYKPKHIQQMIDQTGAQEVLLAIPSATRVRRREILATLEGYPLHVRSVPGFMDLASGRVKVDDIQEVDIADLLGRDAVPPRKELFERCIQSKVVMVTGAGGSIGSELCRQILGCGPKTLILFEHSEFNLYNIQIELERRIARESQSVQLIPILGSVRNLARLVDVMRTWDVDTVYHAAAYKHVPIVEHNIAEGVLNNVMGTLYTAQAAVQAGVENFVLISTDKAVRPTNVMGSTKRLSEMTLQALSRESAPVMYGDSEAVHRVNKTRFTMVRFGNVLGSSGSVIPLFREQIKRGGPITVTHPNITRYFMTIPEAAQLVIQAGSMGQGGDVFVLDMGQPVKIAELAEKMVHLSGLTVRSERNPSGDISIEFTGLRPGEKLYEELLIGDNVSPTEHPMIMRANEEHLSWDVYKRVLAELFVAVEKDDYVRVRQLLRETVNGYTPEEEIVDWIHQQRRIEPSNSRH, encoded by the coding sequence ATGTTACGTGAGCGATTACTGGGGCTGAGTCGACAGCGTAAGCGTATCCTTCAAGTGATTGCTGATGTGCTGCTCGTTTGGCTGGCATTATGGTTGGCGTTCGTGGTGCGCCTTGGGACAGACAGGCTTGTTGATCCTCTAGGCGGTCACGCGTGGCTGTTCGTCTGTGCGCCTCTGATTGCGATCCCTCTATTCGTTCGTTTGGGTATGTACCGTGCGGTGCTGCGTTACTTCGGAAATGATGCGCTGGTAGGTATAGCTAAAGCCGTATCGCTTTCGGCTCTACTGCTAGCGCTGGCCGTTTACTGGTATCGCGACGCTCCTGAGGTTGTGCCGCGTTCGATTGTGTTCAATTACTGGTGGCTCAGCTTGGTACTCATTGGCGGCTTGCGCTTGGCAATCCGCCAATACTTTCTGGGTGATTGGTATGTTGCCAGCCAGGCCATACCATTCGGTCCGAAAGATAACGGCCTGCCTCGCGTGGCGATCTATGGTGCGGGCGCTGCGGGTAATCAACTGGTCACTGCGTTGCGCATGGGGAGGGCCATGAGGCCCGTAGCATTCATCGACGATGACAGCAGCATTGCTACGCGTACCATTAGCGGGCTTCAGGTGTACAAGCCCAAGCATATCCAGCAGATGATCGATCAAACCGGTGCGCAGGAAGTGCTTCTGGCCATTCCCTCCGCAACTCGAGTTCGTCGTCGCGAGATTTTGGCCACTCTGGAAGGCTATCCCCTGCATGTACGTAGCGTTCCAGGGTTCATGGACCTGGCCAGTGGCCGGGTCAAGGTTGATGACATCCAGGAAGTCGATATCGCCGACCTGCTGGGTCGTGATGCGGTACCGCCGCGCAAGGAGCTGTTCGAGCGCTGCATCCAGAGCAAGGTAGTGATGGTCACCGGCGCCGGTGGTTCGATTGGTTCCGAGTTGTGCCGGCAGATCCTGGGGTGTGGGCCCAAGACGCTGATACTTTTCGAGCACAGCGAATTCAACCTCTACAACATCCAGATCGAACTTGAGCGGCGCATTGCGCGTGAATCTCAAAGCGTTCAGCTGATCCCGATCCTCGGTTCCGTGAGGAACCTGGCGCGGTTGGTGGATGTGATGCGGACATGGGATGTGGATACCGTGTATCACGCCGCCGCCTACAAGCATGTTCCCATCGTCGAGCACAATATTGCCGAAGGTGTGTTGAACAACGTGATGGGCACTCTCTATACCGCACAGGCTGCAGTGCAGGCGGGCGTGGAGAATTTCGTGTTGATCTCCACGGACAAGGCGGTACGTCCGACCAACGTGATGGGCAGCACCAAGCGCCTGTCCGAAATGACCTTGCAGGCATTGAGTCGCGAGTCCGCTCCGGTGATGTATGGCGACAGCGAAGCGGTGCATCGGGTCAACAAGACCCGCTTTACCATGGTTCGCTTCGGCAACGTGCTGGGCTCTTCCGGCTCGGTGATCCCGCTTTTCCGTGAGCAGATCAAGCGTGGTGGGCCTATCACGGTTACCCACCCGAATATCACGCGTTACTTCATGACCATCCCGGAAGCCGCACAGCTGGTGATCCAGGCGGGTTCCATGGGGCAGGGCGGTGATGTTTTCGTGCTGGACATGGGGCAGCCGGTGAAAATCGCCGAGCTTGCCGAGAAGATGGTCCACTTGTCCGGTCTGACCGTGCGTTCCGAGCGCAACCCCAGTGGCGACATCTCTATCGAGTTCACTGGATTGCGTCCGGGCGAGAAGCTCTATGAGGAGCTGTTGATCGGTGACAACGTCAGTCCGACCGAGCATCCGATGATCATGCGGGCCAACGAAGAGCATTTGTCCTGGGATGTCTACAAGCGTGTTCTGGCCGAGTTGTTCGTTGCGGTAGAGAAGGATGACTACGTTCGTGTTCGTCAGCTCCTACGTGAAACCGTTAACGGTTACACCCCTGAAGAAGAAATTGTTGACTGGATCCATCAGCAGCGTCGGATTGAGCCTTCCAACTCCAGGCACTAG
- a CDS encoding ComEA family DNA-binding protein gives MLRSRIVSLLFVLCSFCLGYAQVASAAQEAPAVAASAAAQGALNINSADAAAFQGQMVGIGEAKARAIVQHRDEHGPFSSVDDLLEVKGIGAKTLEQNRDRLSVE, from the coding sequence ATGCTTCGTTCTCGAATCGTTTCGTTGCTCTTCGTACTCTGTTCCTTCTGCCTGGGCTATGCGCAGGTTGCCAGTGCCGCTCAGGAGGCACCCGCCGTGGCGGCGAGCGCGGCGGCACAGGGTGCGCTGAACATCAACTCGGCCGATGCGGCTGCGTTCCAGGGGCAGATGGTTGGCATCGGAGAGGCCAAGGCTCGAGCCATCGTGCAGCATCGCGATGAGCACGGCCCGTTCTCCTCGGTGGATGACCTGCTGGAGGTCAAGGGGATAGGCGCCAAGACGCTGGAGCAGAATCGCGACAGGCTCAGCGTGGAGTGA
- a CDS encoding amino acid aminotransferase, whose amino-acid sequence MSLFSAVEMAPRDPILGLNEAFNADTRADKVNLGVGVYYNEQGRIPLLRAVAEAERARIEAHAPRGYLPIEGIAAYDQAVQKLLFGANSELLAQGRVVTTQAVGGTGALKTGADFLKRLLPNAVVAISDPSWENHRALFESAGFPVQNYRYYDAATNGVNRAGLLEDLKALPARSIVVLHACCHNPTGVDLELDDWKAVLEVLREREHVPFLDIAYQGFGAGIDEDAFAVRLFAESGLQFFVSSSFSKSFSLYGERVGALSVVTSSKEEAGRVLSQVKRVIRTNYSNPPTHGATVVASVLNSPELRAMWEEELGEMRSRIHSMRLAMVEQLAAQGAKRDFSFVARQRGMFSYSGLTAEQVERLRSEFGIYAVSTGRICVAALNNSNLEGITRAITQVI is encoded by the coding sequence ATGAGTCTGTTTTCTGCCGTCGAAATGGCTCCGCGCGATCCTATCCTGGGTCTCAACGAAGCGTTCAACGCCGACACCCGCGCCGACAAAGTCAACCTGGGCGTAGGCGTCTACTACAACGAGCAAGGCCGTATCCCGCTGCTGCGCGCTGTAGCCGAAGCGGAAAGGGCCCGCATCGAAGCACACGCACCGCGCGGCTACCTGCCGATCGAAGGCATCGCTGCCTACGACCAGGCCGTGCAGAAGCTGCTCTTCGGTGCCAACTCCGAACTCCTCGCCCAAGGCCGCGTAGTGACTACCCAGGCCGTGGGTGGCACCGGCGCACTGAAGACCGGGGCCGACTTCCTCAAGCGCCTGCTGCCCAACGCGGTCGTCGCCATCAGCGACCCGAGCTGGGAAAACCACCGCGCCCTGTTCGAGTCCGCCGGCTTCCCGGTGCAGAACTACCGCTACTACGATGCCGCCACCAACGGTGTGAACCGCGCCGGCCTGCTGGAAGACCTCAAGGCCCTGCCGGCACGCTCCATCGTGGTCCTGCACGCCTGCTGCCACAACCCGACCGGTGTGGACCTCGAACTGGACGACTGGAAAGCCGTGCTGGAAGTACTGCGCGAGCGCGAGCACGTGCCCTTCCTCGACATCGCCTACCAGGGCTTCGGTGCCGGCATCGATGAAGACGCCTTCGCGGTACGCCTGTTCGCCGAGTCCGGCCTGCAGTTCTTCGTGTCCAGCTCCTTCTCCAAGTCCTTCTCCCTCTACGGCGAGCGCGTCGGCGCCCTGTCGGTAGTGACCAGCTCGAAGGAAGAAGCCGGCCGCGTCCTGTCCCAGGTCAAGCGCGTGATCCGCACCAACTACTCCAACCCGCCGACCCACGGTGCCACAGTGGTCGCCTCGGTGCTCAACAGCCCCGAGCTGCGCGCCATGTGGGAAGAAGAACTGGGCGAAATGCGCAGCCGTATCCACAGCATGCGCCTGGCCATGGTCGAGCAACTGGCCGCCCAGGGCGCCAAGCGTGACTTCAGCTTCGTCGCCCGCCAACGCGGTATGTTCTCCTACTCCGGCCTCACCGCCGAACAGGTGGAGCGCCTGCGGAGCGAGTTCGGCATCTACGCCGTCAGCACCGGCCGTATCTGTGTCGCAGCGCTGAATAACAGCAACCTGGAAGGCATCACCCGCGCCATTACCCAGGTGATCTGA